One stretch of Oceanimonas pelagia DNA includes these proteins:
- a CDS encoding glycosyltransferase family 2 protein: MSRPSLAAVLIVKNEADTLAECLATLDWVDEIVVMDSGSTDATQAVAEAAGARFFVNDPWPGFGPQRRLAQSKVQSDWVLWVDADERVTPELRQSIEAVLASPVTNTVYSIPRLSWVFGRFIRHCGWYPDRVLRLYPRTLTGYNDALVHEKVEIGPGIKTAPLKGDLLHYTYRDLQHYLVKSAGYAAAWAEQRQRRGKKGSLSQGLLHGIGCFVKMYVLRAGFLDGKQGLLLSLLSAHSTFVKYADLWIRTETQPPRG, encoded by the coding sequence ATGAGCCGCCCTAGCCTTGCCGCCGTACTGATTGTAAAGAACGAGGCCGACACCCTGGCCGAGTGCCTCGCCACCCTGGACTGGGTGGATGAAATCGTGGTGATGGACTCGGGCAGTACGGACGCCACTCAAGCCGTGGCCGAAGCCGCCGGTGCCCGCTTTTTTGTCAACGACCCGTGGCCGGGCTTTGGCCCTCAACGCCGGCTGGCCCAGAGCAAGGTTCAGTCCGACTGGGTGCTGTGGGTCGATGCCGACGAGCGGGTTACCCCCGAGCTGCGCCAGAGCATAGAAGCCGTGCTGGCCAGCCCCGTCACCAACACCGTTTACTCCATCCCCCGCCTGTCCTGGGTATTTGGCCGCTTTATTCGCCATTGTGGCTGGTATCCGGACCGGGTACTGCGGCTCTATCCCAGAACGCTCACCGGCTACAACGACGCCCTGGTACATGAAAAGGTGGAGATCGGCCCCGGCATCAAGACCGCGCCACTCAAGGGCGATCTGTTGCATTACACCTACCGGGATCTGCAGCACTACCTGGTGAAATCGGCCGGCTATGCCGCCGCCTGGGCCGAGCAGCGCCAGCGGCGCGGCAAAAAGGGCTCACTCTCACAGGGTCTGCTGCACGGCATCGGCTGCTTTGTGAAAATGTATGTACTCAGGGCCGGCTTTCTCGACGGCAAGCAGGGGCTGCTGCTCAGCCTGCTGTCCGCCCACTCCACCTTTGTGAAATACGCCGACCTCTGGATCAGGACAGAAACGCAGCCGCCCAGGGGCTGA
- the mutM gene encoding bifunctional DNA-formamidopyrimidine glycosylase/DNA-(apurinic or apyrimidinic site) lyase, whose protein sequence is MPELPEVEVSRLGITPHLLGASVMRVVVRNASLRWPVPEEIQELTGLTVTGIRRRAKYLLLQTDWGTAILHLGMSGNLRVLPHGTPAGKHDHVDIEFANGKLLRLNDPRRFGCLLWTREPVEQHPLLAKLGPEPLTDDFDGDHLFTRSRGRRTAVKQFIMDNHTVVGVGNIYANESLFAAGIHPQREAGSISRARYLKLAEEIKAVLARAIGQGGTTLKDFTGSDGKPGYFVQELQVYGRAGQPCGQCGSLLKEIRMNGRSTVFCGRCQR, encoded by the coding sequence ATGCCGGAATTGCCGGAAGTGGAAGTGAGTCGTCTGGGCATTACCCCGCACCTGCTGGGAGCGTCGGTGATGCGGGTGGTGGTGCGCAACGCCAGCCTGCGCTGGCCGGTGCCGGAAGAGATCCAGGAGCTCACCGGGCTGACCGTAACCGGCATACGCCGCCGGGCCAAATATCTGCTGCTGCAAACCGACTGGGGCACCGCCATTCTGCACCTGGGCATGTCCGGCAATTTACGGGTGCTGCCCCACGGCACCCCGGCCGGCAAGCACGACCACGTGGACATCGAATTTGCCAATGGCAAGCTGCTGCGGCTGAACGACCCGCGCCGCTTTGGCTGCCTGCTGTGGACCCGCGAGCCGGTGGAACAGCACCCCCTGCTGGCGAAGCTCGGCCCGGAGCCGCTCACCGATGACTTTGACGGCGACCACCTGTTTACCCGCAGCCGGGGCCGCAGGACCGCGGTGAAGCAGTTCATCATGGACAATCATACTGTGGTGGGGGTGGGCAACATCTACGCCAACGAGTCGCTGTTTGCGGCGGGTATTCACCCCCAGCGGGAAGCGGGCAGCATCAGCCGGGCGCGTTACCTGAAACTGGCGGAAGAAATCAAGGCCGTGCTGGCCCGGGCCATCGGTCAGGGGGGCACCACCCTCAAGGACTTTACCGGCAGTGACGGCAAGCCCGGCTATTTCGTGCAGGAGCTGCAGGTGTATGGCCGGGCCGGACAGCCCTGTGGGCAATGCGGCAGCCTGCTGAAGGAAATCCGCATGAATGGCCGCAGCACGGTGTTTTGCGGGCGCTGCCAGCGCTGA
- a CDS encoding glycosyltransferase family 9 protein, with translation MKRILVVRNDKIGDFMLAWPAFALLKASLDCHLTALVPGYTQPLAGLCPDIDAVLADPGKNGDAAAQKSLLKQLKNGNFDAVICLFSNFRNAKLMWQAGIPRRWAPATKLAQVFYTHRVKQRRSESAKPEYEYNLDLVRAFLAENGITPVEPSPPYLHFEADELAAFRVRQATALGIDADRPWLLVHAGSGGSANNLSAAQYAELITRLKADCPVAQAVLTAGPGEEALAKEVAGMAGDGAVTASGLPLPDFCRLLACGQLFVAGSTGPLHIAAALDVPTVGFFPLRRSATPLRWRPLNSEGRHLAFHPPAGAEAEDMSSVNVAAVADKVSPWAAAFLS, from the coding sequence ATGAAGCGAATACTGGTGGTACGTAACGACAAGATCGGCGACTTTATGCTGGCCTGGCCGGCCTTTGCCCTGCTGAAGGCATCCCTCGACTGCCATCTTACCGCCCTGGTGCCCGGTTACACACAGCCATTGGCCGGGCTGTGTCCCGACATTGACGCCGTGCTGGCAGATCCGGGCAAGAACGGTGATGCCGCCGCGCAAAAATCCCTGCTGAAACAGCTGAAAAACGGTAACTTCGATGCCGTTATCTGCCTGTTTTCCAATTTTCGCAATGCAAAGTTAATGTGGCAGGCGGGCATTCCCCGGCGCTGGGCGCCGGCCACCAAGCTGGCCCAGGTGTTTTATACCCACAGGGTAAAACAGCGCCGTTCCGAGTCCGCCAAACCGGAATACGAATACAACCTGGATCTGGTGCGCGCTTTTTTGGCTGAAAACGGCATCACGCCGGTCGAGCCGAGCCCCCCCTACCTGCATTTTGAGGCCGATGAGCTGGCGGCATTTCGCGTCCGGCAGGCAACTGCGCTTGGCATTGATGCCGACCGGCCCTGGCTGCTGGTGCATGCCGGCAGCGGCGGTTCCGCCAACAACCTGAGTGCGGCGCAATATGCGGAGCTTATTACCCGGTTAAAAGCGGACTGTCCCGTTGCACAAGCGGTGCTGACCGCCGGGCCGGGAGAAGAGGCGCTGGCGAAAGAAGTGGCCGGCATGGCCGGCGACGGCGCCGTGACGGCCAGCGGACTGCCGCTGCCGGACTTTTGCCGGCTGCTGGCCTGCGGCCAGCTGTTTGTGGCCGGCAGCACCGGGCCGCTGCACATTGCCGCCGCTCTGGATGTGCCTACCGTGGGATTCTTTCCCCTGCGCCGCTCGGCCACGCCGCTGCGCTGGCGGCCCCTTAACAGCGAGGGCCGCCATCTGGCGTTTCACCCGCCGGCAGGAGCGGAAGCCGAAGACATGAGCAGCGTGAACGTCGCCGCCGTGGCCGACAAAGTCAGCCCCTGGGCGGCTGCGTTTCTGTCCTGA
- the dut gene encoding dUTP diphosphatase yields the protein MKPIELKILDPRVGTDFPLPAYATPGSAGLDLRACLDEPLTLAPGDTQLLPTGLAMHIQDPGLCATILPRSGLGHKHGIVLGNLVGLIDSDYQGQLMVSCWNRSNDSFTIQPGERIAQLVILPVVQAQFTLVEDFEQSERGEGGFGSSGRH from the coding sequence ATGAAACCCATTGAGCTGAAAATTCTCGACCCCCGGGTCGGCACCGACTTTCCCCTGCCCGCCTACGCCACCCCCGGCTCCGCCGGCCTGGATCTGCGCGCCTGCCTGGATGAGCCCCTCACCCTGGCGCCGGGTGACACCCAGCTGCTGCCCACCGGCCTGGCCATGCACATTCAGGATCCCGGGCTGTGCGCCACCATACTGCCCCGCTCCGGCCTGGGCCATAAGCACGGCATCGTACTGGGCAACCTGGTGGGGCTGATCGACTCTGACTATCAGGGTCAGCTGATGGTATCCTGCTGGAACCGTAGCAACGACAGCTTCACCATTCAGCCCGGCGAGCGCATTGCCCAGCTGGTGATCCTGCCGGTGGTACAGGCCCAGTTCACACTGGTTGAGGACTTTGAGCAAAGCGAGCGAGGAGAAGGCGGTTTCGGCTCTTCCGGTCGCCATTAA
- the coaD gene encoding pantetheine-phosphate adenylyltransferase, whose protein sequence is MSIRVIYPGTFDPITNGHLDLIERASKLFDEVIVGVAFSPSKRPMFELEERVALVKEVVQLERLSNVTVVGFSGLLVDFAQEYNATVLVRGLRAVSDFEYEFQLANMNRRLMPTLESVFLTPAEENSFISSTLVKEVAIHGGDIGQFVPDAVRKAIAQKLA, encoded by the coding sequence ATGAGCATCAGGGTCATCTACCCCGGCACCTTCGACCCCATCACCAATGGTCATCTGGATCTGATCGAACGCGCGTCAAAGCTGTTTGACGAGGTGATCGTGGGCGTGGCCTTCAGCCCCAGCAAACGCCCCATGTTTGAGCTGGAAGAGCGGGTGGCGCTGGTGAAGGAAGTGGTTCAGCTCGAACGACTCAGCAACGTGACCGTGGTGGGCTTTTCCGGCCTGCTGGTGGACTTTGCGCAGGAATATAACGCCACCGTACTGGTGCGGGGCCTGCGGGCGGTATCGGACTTCGAGTATGAATTTCAGCTGGCCAACATGAACCGGCGACTGATGCCCACGCTGGAAAGCGTGTTTCTCACCCCGGCCGAGGAAAACTCCTTTATTTCTTCCACCCTGGTGAAGGAAGTGGCCATTCACGGCGGCGATATCGGCCAGTTCGTGCCCGACGCCGTACGTAAGGCCATCGCTCAAAAGCTCGCATAA
- a CDS encoding glycosyltransferase family 9 protein translates to MALFTSAPESLCLLRLSAIGDCCHAVALVQAIQRQWPGTRITWVTGKIEAQLLSQLPAVEIIIFDKSAGWQGYRRLWQQLRDRRFDALLHMQAAIRASIASLGIRAEYRLGFERERAKDGQWLFTNLKVSARGEHVADGFMSFGEVLGLTETTPSWHWPIPPEAQTQADRHKDGRPLLLICPAASKAYKNWTAAGYAALADHAHTHGMKVMLIGSPAKMERDLADRIQQISGNIGENLVGKTSLPELMALIKSASLVVAPDTGPAHMATLTGTPVLGLYAHHNPARTGPYHCRDYVVSAYEEALLAETGKTPAELPWRTRVKDPHAMERITIEQVTTQFDRICRDFNLLQEPS, encoded by the coding sequence ATGGCACTGTTCACCTCGGCCCCCGAGTCTCTGTGTTTGCTGCGCCTGTCCGCCATTGGCGACTGCTGCCACGCGGTGGCGCTGGTACAGGCCATTCAGCGTCAATGGCCCGGCACCCGCATTACCTGGGTCACCGGCAAAATCGAAGCCCAACTGCTGAGCCAGTTGCCCGCTGTCGAGATCATCATCTTTGATAAAAGCGCCGGCTGGCAAGGCTACCGCCGGTTGTGGCAGCAACTGCGCGACCGTCGCTTTGACGCCCTGCTGCACATGCAGGCGGCCATCCGCGCCAGCATCGCCAGCCTGGGCATCCGCGCTGAATATCGCCTCGGATTTGAGCGCGAGCGCGCCAAGGACGGCCAGTGGCTGTTTACCAATCTCAAGGTGAGCGCTCGCGGTGAACACGTGGCCGACGGCTTTATGAGCTTTGGCGAGGTGCTGGGACTCACGGAGACCACGCCGAGCTGGCACTGGCCCATTCCGCCGGAAGCACAAACACAGGCGGACCGGCATAAGGACGGGCGCCCGCTGCTGCTGATCTGCCCCGCCGCCAGCAAGGCCTACAAGAACTGGACTGCCGCAGGCTATGCCGCCCTGGCCGATCACGCCCACACACACGGCATGAAGGTCATGCTGATCGGCAGCCCGGCAAAGATGGAACGTGATCTTGCCGACAGAATTCAGCAAATAAGCGGTAACATCGGCGAAAACCTGGTAGGAAAAACCAGCCTGCCCGAGTTGATGGCGCTTATCAAAAGCGCCAGCCTGGTGGTGGCCCCCGACACCGGCCCGGCGCACATGGCCACCCTCACCGGCACCCCGGTGCTGGGGCTCTACGCTCATCACAATCCGGCCCGTACCGGCCCCTATCACTGCCGGGATTACGTGGTCAGCGCCTATGAAGAGGCGCTGCTGGCGGAAACCGGCAAAACGCCGGCCGAACTGCCCTGGCGCACACGAGTGAAAGATCCACACGCCATGGAGCGCATCACCATAGAGCAGGTGACCACACAATTCGACCGCATCTGCCGGGATTTCAATCTGTTACAGGAGCCATCATGA
- a CDS encoding 3-deoxy-D-manno-octulosonic acid kinase, with protein MERIEHGSEIIWYDPECFGDFHRDFFEIDYWREQNAIRGKSVGRNTTWFVEDEVGHKVLRHYYRGGMIGRVMEDTFLHVAESKSRAMAEFTVLAKLYRKGLPVPRPCAARMIRSNFVYRADIILTRIEGAQDLVAMLKERELNAEQWQSIGQTIRRFHNAGLYHADLNSHNILLDDKGQSWLIDFDKCHFRQPSSWAKENMERLLRSFRKEQSLHQEFHWEEQDWKALLKGYYKGS; from the coding sequence ATGGAACGAATTGAGCACGGCTCCGAAATTATCTGGTACGACCCGGAATGTTTTGGCGACTTTCACCGGGATTTCTTTGAAATCGACTACTGGCGCGAGCAGAACGCCATTCGCGGCAAGTCGGTGGGGCGCAATACCACCTGGTTTGTGGAAGACGAGGTGGGCCACAAGGTGCTGCGTCATTACTACCGGGGTGGCATGATCGGCCGGGTGATGGAAGACACCTTTCTGCATGTGGCCGAGTCCAAGAGCCGGGCCATGGCGGAGTTTACCGTGCTGGCCAAGCTGTATCGCAAGGGCCTGCCGGTGCCACGCCCCTGTGCCGCCCGCATGATCCGTTCCAACTTTGTTTATCGTGCCGACATTATTCTTACCCGTATTGAAGGGGCACAGGATCTGGTGGCGATGCTCAAAGAGCGCGAGCTGAACGCCGAACAGTGGCAAAGCATTGGTCAGACCATTCGCCGCTTTCATAATGCCGGCTTGTATCATGCCGATCTCAACAGCCATAACATACTGCTGGACGACAAAGGTCAAAGCTGGCTGATCGACTTTGACAAATGTCATTTCCGCCAGCCCAGCAGCTGGGCCAAGGAAAACATGGAGCGCCTGCTGCGTTCGTTCCGCAAGGAGCAAAGCCTGCACCAGGAGTTTCACTGGGAAGAGCAGGACTGGAAAGCCCTGCTGAAGGGGTATTACAAGGGAAGTTGA
- a CDS encoding acyltransferase family protein encodes MAFTTYRPDIDGLRAIAVLTVILFHFNNQWLPGGFIGVDVFFVISGYIITRIIYSEMTTNNFSFLQFYVKRIKRILPLFYLVSISSLLVAWLILTPDDLVRLADSIRYASVFIANVHFERNSGYFAPAAENMPLLHMWSLSVEEQFYFAWPLLLFLSIKFFSPPTRKWIFFIVMLALVGISEYAARTNEASAYYLIQYRGSELLVGALLSMLVHDRGSSFSSRESAIACLGMMGAVILAWYFVWLDKEAIFPGLNAFMVSIASALIILNGELRKGFIYRLLSNRGLALFGRLSFSLYLWHWPVLVLYRYYFNAIEGAGYILCALLTLLLSFVSWKYVEKPCRYLKIKGRWVWLGYFVIPVVALVLVAKDIKKNEGYQQRMPEQALALYEISVSSFNDVVKVVAADAGYRPFEPIPVGDETLLPARPGALLWGDSHAGHFRSFIEQLGRDNGFYALYGGAGGCPPFIGVDLIKHGRPEAECTDRNNALFDTIKASEASLVFLAGRWAMYTETTRSEGEKGSRVFLGDSSDYTESVENSRRAFRKGMEATIKGLIDSNKRPVLFEQVPSYSFEPSNCLVKKARYVWMGDIDCDMDKAEVELRQAYANRVIAEMEARYPQLLVIRLNNLVCSGGKCVSQLDGIPLYFDNDHLNARGSELLYRKYRETDHYRILLERLKN; translated from the coding sequence GTGGCATTTACAACTTACCGGCCTGACATTGACGGTCTGAGGGCCATTGCCGTGTTAACGGTAATACTGTTCCATTTCAATAACCAGTGGCTACCTGGAGGATTTATTGGAGTGGATGTGTTCTTTGTGATTTCCGGATACATTATCACTCGAATCATTTATTCGGAAATGACGACTAATAACTTTTCTTTTTTACAGTTTTACGTCAAGCGAATTAAGCGGATATTGCCACTGTTTTATCTGGTGTCGATATCCAGCCTGCTGGTTGCATGGCTGATTCTTACGCCGGATGATCTGGTGCGGCTTGCCGACAGCATTCGTTATGCCAGTGTATTTATTGCCAATGTTCATTTTGAAAGAAACTCTGGCTACTTTGCACCTGCAGCAGAGAATATGCCGCTGTTGCATATGTGGTCATTGTCGGTAGAAGAGCAGTTCTATTTTGCCTGGCCATTATTGCTTTTTCTGTCAATAAAGTTTTTTTCACCTCCCACTCGTAAATGGATTTTTTTCATCGTCATGCTGGCTTTGGTTGGGATTTCTGAATATGCCGCCCGTACCAATGAGGCGTCGGCGTATTACCTGATCCAGTATCGGGGGAGCGAACTGCTGGTGGGTGCTCTGTTGAGCATGCTGGTACATGACAGGGGGAGCTCTTTCTCTTCCCGTGAGTCTGCCATCGCTTGTCTGGGAATGATGGGAGCAGTAATCCTGGCATGGTACTTCGTATGGCTCGACAAGGAGGCGATATTTCCCGGATTGAATGCCTTTATGGTATCAATAGCAAGCGCTTTGATCATTTTGAATGGTGAGCTAAGAAAAGGATTCATCTATCGTTTACTCAGCAATCGGGGGTTGGCATTGTTTGGCCGGCTTTCCTTCTCGCTTTATCTTTGGCATTGGCCGGTGCTGGTACTTTATCGTTATTATTTCAACGCAATTGAGGGGGCAGGGTATATTTTATGTGCCTTGCTGACCTTGCTGCTTTCCTTTGTTTCCTGGAAATACGTTGAAAAGCCCTGCAGATACCTGAAAATTAAAGGCCGTTGGGTGTGGCTGGGTTATTTTGTTATTCCGGTTGTTGCTCTGGTGCTGGTTGCAAAGGATATCAAGAAAAATGAAGGGTACCAGCAAAGAATGCCCGAACAGGCTTTGGCGTTGTACGAGATTTCCGTCTCAAGCTTTAATGATGTAGTGAAGGTTGTCGCAGCTGATGCGGGTTATCGGCCTTTTGAGCCGATACCTGTTGGTGATGAAACCCTCCTCCCTGCCAGGCCTGGTGCCTTGTTATGGGGGGACTCCCATGCCGGGCACTTCCGTTCCTTTATTGAGCAACTGGGAAGGGATAATGGTTTCTATGCACTTTATGGTGGTGCTGGCGGTTGTCCTCCCTTTATCGGTGTGGATCTGATCAAACATGGCCGTCCGGAGGCCGAATGTACCGACAGAAACAACGCGCTGTTTGATACAATCAAAGCGTCCGAAGCCTCCTTGGTTTTTCTGGCCGGCCGTTGGGCCATGTATACGGAAACAACCCGCTCTGAAGGAGAGAAGGGCAGTCGAGTCTTTCTTGGGGACAGCAGCGATTACACCGAATCGGTAGAAAACAGCCGGCGGGCCTTTCGAAAGGGCATGGAGGCCACCATCAAAGGCCTGATCGACAGCAACAAGCGACCGGTGTTGTTTGAGCAGGTGCCCTCCTATTCCTTTGAGCCCAGCAATTGTCTGGTGAAAAAAGCCAGGTATGTCTGGATGGGCGATATAGACTGCGACATGGACAAGGCTGAAGTCGAACTGCGGCAGGCTTATGCCAATCGGGTCATCGCGGAGATGGAGGCCAGATATCCGCAATTGCTGGTTATACGCCTAAATAACCTGGTTTGTTCAGGGGGCAAGTGTGTCAGCCAGCTGGACGGGATCCCCTTGTATTTTGATAATGACCACCTTAATGCCAGGGGCAGCGAGCTGCTGTACCGGAAGTATCGGGAGACGGATCACTATCGAATCTTGCTAGAGCGGCTGAAAAATTAG
- the coaBC gene encoding bifunctional phosphopantothenoylcysteine decarboxylase/phosphopantothenate--cysteine ligase CoaBC: MSVAGKRIVIGITGGIAAYKVPELVRRLKERGAEVRIIMTASAQEFITPLTLQAVSGEPVSHALLDPAAEAGMGHIELAKWAELLLIAPASANTLARLANGLADDLLTTVALATAAPLAVAPAMNQQMYRHPATQANLAILQTRGTHIWGPAQGEQACGDVGPGRMLEAMALVAEVERHFAPKARPLAGLRLMLTAGPTREALDPVRYISNHSSGKMGFALAAAAQALGAAVTLVSGPVSLATPAGVQRVNVESAQNMYDAVMAGIEEQQIFIACAAVADYAPKMVASHKIKKTRADNMVVELIKNPDIVASVAALPRKPFTVGFAAETRDVEKYALDKLERKNLDMIAANDVSGSDRGFNSDQNALSVFWPGGRQHLPLAGKTELAEQLLTLIANRYHETH; this comes from the coding sequence ATGTCCGTTGCGGGAAAACGCATTGTCATCGGCATCACCGGCGGCATTGCCGCCTACAAGGTGCCCGAGCTGGTACGCCGGCTCAAGGAGCGCGGCGCCGAGGTGCGGATCATCATGACCGCCTCCGCTCAGGAATTCATCACCCCATTGACCCTGCAGGCGGTGTCGGGCGAGCCCGTATCCCACGCCCTGCTCGACCCGGCGGCCGAGGCCGGCATGGGCCATATCGAGCTGGCCAAATGGGCCGAGCTGCTGCTGATCGCCCCCGCCAGCGCCAATACCCTTGCCCGGCTGGCCAACGGCCTTGCCGACGATCTGCTCACCACGGTGGCGCTGGCCACGGCGGCGCCGCTGGCGGTGGCCCCGGCCATGAATCAGCAGATGTACCGCCACCCGGCCACCCAGGCCAACCTGGCCATCCTGCAGACCCGTGGCACTCACATCTGGGGGCCGGCTCAGGGCGAACAGGCCTGTGGCGACGTGGGCCCCGGACGTATGCTGGAAGCCATGGCGCTGGTGGCCGAGGTGGAGCGGCATTTTGCCCCCAAAGCCCGGCCCCTGGCGGGACTCAGGCTGATGCTCACCGCCGGCCCCACCCGGGAAGCCCTGGATCCGGTGCGCTACATCTCCAACCACAGCTCGGGCAAGATGGGCTTTGCCCTGGCCGCCGCCGCACAGGCACTGGGTGCCGCGGTCACCCTGGTGAGCGGCCCGGTGAGTCTCGCTACCCCCGCCGGGGTGCAGCGGGTCAACGTGGAAAGCGCACAGAACATGTATGACGCCGTGATGGCCGGCATCGAGGAACAACAGATCTTTATCGCCTGCGCCGCCGTGGCCGACTATGCGCCAAAAATGGTGGCATCGCACAAGATCAAGAAGACCCGCGCCGATAATATGGTGGTGGAGCTGATAAAAAACCCCGACATCGTCGCCTCGGTTGCTGCCCTGCCCCGCAAGCCCTTTACCGTGGGGTTTGCCGCCGAAACGCGGGATGTGGAAAAATACGCCCTCGACAAACTCGAGCGCAAAAACCTCGACATGATCGCCGCCAACGACGTATCCGGCAGCGATCGTGGGTTTAACAGCGACCAAAATGCCCTGAGCGTGTTCTGGCCCGGTGGCCGGCAGCATTTACCCCTGGCCGGCAAGACCGAGCTGGCCGAACAGTTACTGACATTGATTGCGAACCGATACCATGAAACCCATTGA
- the rpmG gene encoding 50S ribosomal protein L33, translating into MAAKGIREKIRLNSSAGTGHFYTTTKNKRNMPEKMEIKKFDPVVRQHVIYKEGKIK; encoded by the coding sequence ATGGCTGCTAAAGGTATTCGCGAGAAGATCCGCCTGAACTCCAGCGCCGGTACTGGTCACTTCTACACCACTACCAAGAACAAGCGCAACATGCCCGAAAAAATGGAAATCAAAAAGTTTGATCCCGTTGTTCGTCAGCATGTGATCTACAAGGAAGGCAAAATCAAGTAA
- the rpmB gene encoding 50S ribosomal protein L28: MSKVCQVTGKRPAVGNNRSHANNATKRRFLPNLQTHRFWVESEKRFVKLRITTKGMRIIDKKGIDSVLADLRARGEKV; encoded by the coding sequence ATGTCTAAAGTATGCCAAGTAACTGGTAAGCGGCCAGCTGTTGGTAACAACCGCTCTCACGCGAACAACGCCACCAAGCGTCGCTTCCTGCCCAACCTGCAAACTCACCGTTTCTGGGTTGAGAGCGAAAAGCGTTTTGTAAAACTGCGCATCACCACCAAGGGTATGCGTATTATCGACAAGAAAGGTATCGACAGTGTCCTGGCTGACCTGCGTGCCCGTGGCGAAAAGGTCTAA
- the slmA gene encoding nucleoid occlusion factor SlmA, whose amino-acid sequence MANTNQNRKNRREQILQALAHMLETSPGQRITTAKLAAAVGVSEAALYRHFPSKARMFEGLIDFIEESLFSRINLILQDEKDSGLRLRYVLQLVLGFCERNPGITRLLNGDALQGEHERLLARINQLFDRLETQLKQIMRERRLYEGDGFAESETVLANLLLAYVEGRINQYVRSQFRQKPTLNFDSHWQLLHRQLAAA is encoded by the coding sequence ATGGCCAATACGAACCAGAACAGGAAAAACCGCCGGGAGCAGATCCTGCAGGCGCTGGCCCACATGCTGGAAACCAGCCCGGGGCAACGCATTACCACCGCCAAGCTGGCCGCCGCGGTGGGCGTGTCGGAAGCCGCCCTTTACCGGCACTTTCCCAGCAAGGCACGCATGTTTGAGGGGTTGATCGACTTTATTGAGGAATCCCTGTTTTCCCGCATCAACCTGATACTGCAGGACGAAAAGGACAGCGGCCTGCGGCTGCGTTACGTGTTGCAGCTGGTGCTGGGCTTTTGTGAACGCAACCCGGGCATTACCCGCCTGCTCAACGGCGATGCCCTGCAGGGTGAGCACGAGCGGCTGCTGGCCCGCATCAACCAGCTGTTCGACCGGCTGGAAACCCAGCTCAAGCAGATCATGCGCGAGCGCCGCCTGTATGAAGGGGACGGTTTCGCCGAGAGCGAAACCGTGCTGGCCAACCTGCTGCTGGCCTATGTGGAAGGCCGCATCAACCAGTATGTACGCAGCCAGTTCCGGCAAAAGCCCACCCTCAACTTCGACAGCCACTGGCAACTGTTGCACCGGCAACTGGCGGCGGCGTAA
- the radC gene encoding RadC family protein, translating into MSIKDWPADERPREKLLSRGAASLSDAELLAIFLRTGAKGMDAVTLARTLLARFGSLRGLMQAEARQFCEGPGLGLAKYVQLKASMELMRRFLDERIKREHALTSPALTRAFLQLRLRDQPREVFALLLLDNQHRVIEFHELFYGTLDAAAVYPREIVTLALKQGAAAVILVHNHPSGVAEPSRADRMITERIQAALGLLDIRVLDHLVVGDGETVSFAERGWL; encoded by the coding sequence ATGAGCATCAAGGACTGGCCTGCGGATGAGCGACCACGGGAAAAGCTGCTGAGCCGGGGGGCGGCCAGCCTGTCGGACGCCGAGCTGCTGGCCATTTTTTTGCGCACCGGCGCCAAAGGCATGGACGCGGTCACCCTGGCCCGCACCCTGCTGGCTCGGTTTGGCTCATTGCGTGGCCTGATGCAGGCGGAGGCGCGCCAGTTTTGCGAAGGGCCCGGTCTGGGCCTGGCCAAATACGTGCAATTGAAGGCCAGCATGGAGCTGATGCGTCGGTTTCTTGATGAACGGATAAAGCGGGAGCATGCCCTCACCAGTCCGGCGCTGACCCGGGCGTTTTTGCAGTTGCGGCTCAGGGATCAGCCCCGGGAAGTGTTTGCCCTGCTGCTGCTCGATAATCAGCACCGGGTGATTGAGTTTCACGAGCTGTTTTACGGCACCCTGGATGCGGCGGCGGTGTATCCGCGGGAAATCGTCACCCTGGCGCTCAAGCAGGGTGCCGCCGCGGTCATTTTGGTGCATAATCATCCGTCCGGAGTGGCCGAGCCCAGCCGGGCGGATCGCATGATCACCGAGCGTATACAGGCCGCCCTGGGGCTGCTGGATATTCGCGTACTGGACCATCTAGTTGTAGGCGATGGCGAAACCGTATCCTTTGCCGAACGTGGCTGGCTTTGA